Below is a window of Paramagnetospirillum magneticum AMB-1 DNA.
AGGCGGCCAGTTCCACCGTGTTCGGCGACGGCAATCCCGAGTCGGCGGTCATGTGCATAGGCGAGGCGCCGGGCCAGGAGGAGGACCGGCGCGGCCTGCCCTTCGTGGGACCCAGCGGCAAGCTGCTCGACCGCATGCTGGGCTCCATCGGCCTGGACCGGAGCACCTGCTACATCACCAACGTGGTACCCTGGCGCCCGCCGGCCAACCGCAAGCCCACCCCCGACGAGGTGGCGGTGTGCATGCCGTTCCTCACCCGCCATATCGAGCTGGTGGACCCCCAGGTGCTGATCCTGCTGGGCGGCGCGTCCGCCGCGGCAGTGCTGGCCAAGGCCGACGGCATCAACCGCCTGCGCGGCCGCTGGTTCGAGTTCAACTCGCCCGGCCTGCCCCGGCCCATTCCGGCGCTGGCCACCTTCCACCCCGCCTATCTGCTGCGCACCCCCGAAGCCAAGCGCGACGCCTGGCGCGACCTGCTGATGATCCGGCGGCGGATGGATGCCGTACGGCATTGAATTGACGGCCCGGCAATCCTCGTCCCACTATGACCGCGTCGCGGCGGCTAAAGGAACGGATTGCATGGCCGGTGGGCTCGGCAAGCGGGGAACCGTCTGGCAATGGAAAGGGCGTCTGTTCACCGTCTGCCTGATGGTGGTGATCGGATCGCTGTGGGGCGGACAGGCGTGGCTCAACCATAGCCTTGCCCTGGCCGATGCCGAGAACCTGGCGGTCTCGCTGGCCCGCTCGCTGCAATACCAGGTCCATGGCAGCCTGCGGGGCGTCGAGGCGCTGCTGAACGAGGTGGCCGACAGCCTGGAATCCGGGCACGGACTGACCCCGGTCCAGCGGGAACGCTATCGCGGCCGTCTGGCCGGATCGCCTGAAATCCGCAATCTGGTAGTGGCCGATGCCGATGGCCGGGTGACCGACATATCGGTGGCCCAGCCCGGCGAGGCCATATCGCACGGCATCGGCACGGTCGGCGACCGCGACTACTTCCAGGCCCTGCGCACTGGCGGGACAAGCCGCCCTCTGGTGATCGGCGCGCCCGTCGTCAGTCGCTTCTCGGGGCAATCCAGCATCCCGGTGGCCCGGGCGATCTTCCGTGGCGACAACTCCTTTGCCGGAATCGTGGTGGCGGGAATCGACCCCCGAGAATTCCGCGAGCAGATCGAATCGGTGGCGGTCGAGCCGGAAGGCGGCGCCGCCCTGATCCGCTCCGATGGCATTTTCCTGGCGCGGGTGCCCCGTCACGACGAATATATCGGCCGCTCGGTGGCCACCTCGCCGCTGTTTCGGGACCATCTGTCGCGCTCACCCTCCGGCATCGCTCATTTCGTGTCGGTCGCCGACGGCAACGACAAGATCGTCGCCTTCGAGACTCTGACCAATTATCCGCTGGTGGTGACGGTGGGGATCACCAGCCGGACCGCCCTGGCCCGCTGGAAGCGCCAGACCACGATCGAGGCCATGGTGCTGGCGGTGCTGGCGGCGTCCCTGCTGATGGTGGCCACCCTCTATGACCTGCGCGTCGCCCTGAGTCGGCGCCTGACCGAGCAATTGGCGGCCAGCCACGACGAACTCGAGCGTCAGGTCGAGGAGCGCACCGCCCATCTTGCCGCCTCCAACGCCGAGCTGGAGCGCTTCGCCTACGTCGCCTCCCATGACCTGAAGGAGCCGCTGCGCTCGGTCTCGGGCTTCCTGCAACTGCTTGATCGCCGCTACCGCGACAAGCTGGACGCCGAGGGGCACGAATTCATCGAGTTCGCCGTCAACGCCGCCAAGCGGTCATCGGCGCAGATCGACGACCTGCTGGCCTTCTCCCGCGTCGGGCGGCTGGATGGCCCGCCGGAATGCTGCGATTCCGGCGCCTTGGCCCGGGGTGCGCTGGAAAGCCTGGCTCCGGCCATGGACGGCCTGGAGGCCGACGTGGCCATCGGAGACCTGCCGCCGGTCTGGGGCCGCCCCGCCCAGCTGCAAAGCGTGTTTCAGAACCTGATCGGCAATGCCGTCAAGTACCACGCCGAAGGCCGCCCGCCCCGCGTGGACGTGCGGGCCGAGAGGGATTCCGACGGCATGATCCGCTTTTCCGTCGCGGACAACGGCATCGGCATCGAGGCGCAATACCACGAGCGGGTGTTCGGCATCTTCCAGCGCCTGCATCCCATCGGCCGCTATCCCGGCACCGGCATCGGCCTGGCCATGTGCCGCAAGATCATCCAGCGCCACGGGGGCCGCATTTGGCTGGACTCGCGCCCGGGGGCCGGAACCACCGTGTTCTTCACCTTGAAACACGCCGATGGCGACGCACCCAGGCTCCAAGCGTCGGCCCAATAAGATTCCCACGTTGCACGCCTCCCATACCGCCCTATATAACGCCGATGGGACGGATTTGGGTCGTTCCCTAACGTTTGATGGATGCAACCCGAATGGGGATCTCAATGGCCGGCTGCTGAAGCTTCAGGGCCGCCGGGATCTGCCGAACAGGAAAGAGGACAGTCATGAGCAAGGTTATCGGCATCGACCTGGGCACCACGAATTCGTGCGTCGCCGTGATGGAAGGCAAGAACGCCAAGGTCATCGAGAACGCCGAAGGCATGCGGACCACCCCGTCCATGACGGCGTTCACCGAATCCGGCGAGCGTCTGGTCGGTCAGCCGGCCAAGCGCCAGGCGGTGACCAATCCCACCAGCACCCTGTTCGCCATCAAGCGCCTGATCGGCCGCCGCTTCGAGGACCCGATCACCAAGAAGGACATGAACCTGGTCCCCTACCACATCGTGGCGGGCGACAACGGCGACGCCTGGGTCGAGGCCCGCGACGCCAAGTACAGCCCCAGCCAGGTGTCGGCCTTCATCCTGCAGAAGATGAAGGAAACCGCCGAAGGCTATCTGGGCGAGAAGGTCACCCAGGCGGTGATCACCGTCCCCGCCTATTTCAACGACGCCCAGCGCCAGGCCACCAAGGACGCCGGCCGCATCGCCGGCCTGGAAGTGCTGCGCATCATCAACGAGCCGACCGCGGCCGCCCTGGCCTATGGCCTGGAGAAGAAGGGCGCCGGCACCATCGCCGTCTATGACCTGGGCGGCGGCACCTTCGACGTGTCGGTCCTGGAAATCGGCGACGGCGTGTTCGAGGTGAAGTCCACCAACGGCGACACCTTCCTGGGCGGCGAGGATTTCGACGCCCGCATCATGGATTACCTGGCCGACGAGTTCAAAAAGGAGCAGGGCATCGACCTGCGCAAGGACCGTCTGGCCCTGCAGCGCCTGAAGGAAGCGGCGGAAAAGGCCAAGATCGAGCTGTCGTCCTCCATGCAGACCGAGGTGAACCTGCCGTTCATCACC
It encodes the following:
- a CDS encoding uracil-DNA glycosylase — translated: MTAISADLNPYDILRWYLESGVDETMGEEPLDRYATTRRALESRAAAVPPPAPQAQRQPRPHAEPMAAPPGALSASALPGTAAHLAAGCADLQALRHAMEGFEGLQLKQAASSTVFGDGNPESAVMCIGEAPGQEEDRRGLPFVGPSGKLLDRMLGSIGLDRSTCYITNVVPWRPPANRKPTPDEVAVCMPFLTRHIELVDPQVLILLGGASAAAVLAKADGINRLRGRWFEFNSPGLPRPIPALATFHPAYLLRTPEAKRDAWRDLLMIRRRMDAVRH
- a CDS encoding sensor histidine kinase; amino-acid sequence: MPYGIELTARQSSSHYDRVAAAKGTDCMAGGLGKRGTVWQWKGRLFTVCLMVVIGSLWGGQAWLNHSLALADAENLAVSLARSLQYQVHGSLRGVEALLNEVADSLESGHGLTPVQRERYRGRLAGSPEIRNLVVADADGRVTDISVAQPGEAISHGIGTVGDRDYFQALRTGGTSRPLVIGAPVVSRFSGQSSIPVARAIFRGDNSFAGIVVAGIDPREFREQIESVAVEPEGGAALIRSDGIFLARVPRHDEYIGRSVATSPLFRDHLSRSPSGIAHFVSVADGNDKIVAFETLTNYPLVVTVGITSRTALARWKRQTTIEAMVLAVLAASLLMVATLYDLRVALSRRLTEQLAASHDELERQVEERTAHLAASNAELERFAYVASHDLKEPLRSVSGFLQLLDRRYRDKLDAEGHEFIEFAVNAAKRSSAQIDDLLAFSRVGRLDGPPECCDSGALARGALESLAPAMDGLEADVAIGDLPPVWGRPAQLQSVFQNLIGNAVKYHAEGRPPRVDVRAERDSDGMIRFSVADNGIGIEAQYHERVFGIFQRLHPIGRYPGTGIGLAMCRKIIQRHGGRIWLDSRPGAGTTVFFTLKHADGDAPRLQASAQ